The following proteins are encoded in a genomic region of Methylococcales bacterium:
- the lolB gene encoding lipoprotein insertase outer membrane protein LolB, whose amino-acid sequence MRIATFKPFLWMTLFVLISGCTEMVVKPVEDKYHLSERKNFYDLKKWRFTGRLVIVDKKESWTATLEWHHLEKKETLTLSGPLGQSAIKITLTENLMTLDRGDGKVTQSEDITHFIEQQLGMVIPVKSLRYWVLGLTHPDKPFVQLADGFEQEKWIIQYREMQQINKKWMPRKLKAMRGKTRLKLVIDQWTL is encoded by the coding sequence GTGAGGATAGCGACTTTTAAACCATTTTTATGGATGACGCTGTTTGTTTTAATCAGTGGGTGTACCGAAATGGTCGTAAAGCCTGTTGAAGATAAGTATCATCTTAGTGAGCGAAAAAATTTTTATGACTTAAAAAAATGGCGCTTTACAGGACGATTAGTTATCGTTGATAAAAAAGAATCTTGGACTGCCACCCTTGAATGGCATCATCTGGAAAAAAAGGAGACGTTAACGTTATCAGGTCCTTTAGGTCAAAGTGCGATAAAAATAACCTTAACCGAAAATTTAATGACCTTAGACCGTGGAGACGGAAAGGTGACCCAATCAGAGGATATTACGCATTTTATTGAGCAACAGTTAGGGATGGTTATTCCTGTCAAGTCTTTACGTTACTGGGTCTTAGGATTAACCCATCCTGATAAACCTTTTGTTCAATTAGCGGATGGTTTTGAACAAGAAAAGTGGATTATTCAATACAGAGAAATGCAACAAATTAATAAAAAATGGATGCCCCGTAAATTAAAAGCAATGCGCGGTAAAACTCGCTTAAAATTAGTCATTGATCAGTGGACGTTATAA
- the ispE gene encoding 4-(cytidine 5'-diphospho)-2-C-methyl-D-erythritol kinase, which translates to MSKTEIIHSAWLEKWPAPAKINLMLRITGRRDDGYHSLQTVFQLLDLCDWLTFHPLDEDKIYLKSPLEGVPEATDLTIRAAKLLKEVSGYQHGIGIDIEKNLPMGGGLGGGSSDAATTLLVLNKLWGLNFSITTLMKLGLQLGADVPVFIYGYSAWAEGVGEELTQLIIPEQWVVIIKPDCHVNTGEIFSDENLTRDSKVITIADFLAGQQQNDCLSVVRKLNQPIEQALSVLSEYSEARLTGTGACVFAQFDSYESARNAYQALKPKWQVYLSKGMNESLLNKKLALF; encoded by the coding sequence ATGTCAAAGACAGAAATCATACACTCGGCATGGCTCGAAAAATGGCCCGCCCCTGCAAAAATAAATTTAATGCTTCGTATTACAGGGCGTAGAGACGATGGGTATCATTCGTTACAAACCGTATTTCAATTACTGGATTTGTGTGACTGGCTAACCTTTCATCCCCTTGATGAAGATAAAATTTACTTAAAATCGCCCCTTGAAGGCGTTCCCGAGGCAACCGATTTAACCATTCGTGCGGCAAAGCTTTTAAAAGAAGTCTCAGGTTATCAACACGGCATTGGTATTGACATTGAAAAAAACCTACCGATGGGCGGAGGATTAGGCGGAGGCAGCTCCGATGCCGCAACAACGCTTTTAGTGCTTAATAAGCTTTGGGGATTAAATTTTTCAATAACAACGCTCATGAAGCTGGGGTTACAGCTGGGTGCCGATGTCCCTGTTTTTATATATGGATACTCCGCATGGGCAGAAGGTGTAGGGGAAGAATTAACTCAATTAATCATTCCAGAACAATGGGTTGTCATCATAAAGCCTGACTGCCATGTCAACACAGGTGAAATATTTTCAGATGAAAACTTGACACGTGATAGCAAAGTCATCACAATAGCCGACTTTCTTGCAGGACAACAACAAAACGATTGTCTTTCTGTTGTTCGCAAGTTAAATCAACCGATAGAACAAGCCTTAAGTGTCTTGTCTGAATATTCAGAAGCAAGACTTACAGGAACAGGTGCTTGTGTGTTTGCACAGTTTGATTCATACGAATCAGCGCGCAATGCGTATCAAGCCTTGAAACCTAAATGGCAGGTTTATTTATCCAAGGGGATGAATGAATCGTTGTTGAACAAAAAGCTAGCATTGTTTTGA
- a CDS encoding tetratricopeptide repeat protein, whose translation MTKPKATQTKLQDKVLESKETVDDLQTAIDPEVLYLILTAETALQREQYAIALEAYMRVAKQVDDVKILEKTAQIALFLENLDKTEEAVDLWLAKDSENITARRVALTVALNQKNQAAAIEHLNFILEKYPADFNGLLLDIQKSLKTKENIDFSEQLLNALETQHPKQAAIFLSQTILAIQQQNFDKAKQKVARALLLQPKWEKAIELEAGLWMYSGKKAFSEQKYSEALAAFKKIKYEKLKLDATIAIISVLFKQEKFDQATLYLNTLHKEHPDKKMRIFILEAELQNSQKNYQEAFTILTKALKESPAEREVLYARSLIAEKLDDLITLEADLNKILQQNPNDAAALNALGYTLVNKTTRYEEAERYLSKALSLNPEEAVIIDSYGWLKFKQGDFQAALKYLQQAREKLTGEHEIIAHIAEVLWQLNQKDKARKLIADEMKKTPEDPHLLEFKSRILDKDIK comes from the coding sequence GTGACGAAACCTAAGGCCACGCAGACTAAACTACAAGATAAAGTACTCGAATCTAAAGAAACAGTGGATGATCTGCAAACGGCTATAGACCCAGAGGTTTTATATTTAATCTTAACGGCAGAGACTGCCTTACAACGGGAACAATATGCGATTGCACTAGAAGCTTATATGAGAGTTGCAAAGCAAGTAGATGATGTCAAAATTTTAGAAAAAACCGCACAAATTGCGCTGTTTTTAGAAAATTTAGACAAAACTGAGGAGGCCGTCGATCTGTGGCTGGCAAAAGACAGTGAAAATATAACGGCACGGCGTGTTGCTTTAACCGTTGCGTTAAATCAGAAGAATCAAGCCGCCGCTATTGAACATTTGAATTTTATCTTAGAAAAATACCCTGCTGATTTTAATGGGTTGTTATTAGATATTCAAAAATCTCTTAAGACCAAAGAAAATATTGATTTTTCTGAGCAGTTACTCAATGCTTTAGAAACGCAACATCCTAAGCAAGCCGCCATTTTTTTATCGCAAACAATCTTAGCCATACAGCAACAAAATTTTGATAAAGCCAAGCAAAAAGTAGCCCGCGCCTTATTATTACAACCTAAGTGGGAAAAAGCGATTGAGTTAGAGGCTGGATTATGGATGTATTCAGGGAAAAAAGCATTTAGCGAGCAAAAATATTCTGAAGCCTTAGCTGCCTTTAAAAAAATCAAGTATGAAAAACTAAAGCTTGATGCAACAATAGCGATAATTTCAGTCTTGTTCAAACAGGAAAAATTTGATCAAGCAACGCTTTATTTAAACACGCTGCATAAAGAGCATCCTGATAAAAAAATGCGTATTTTTATTCTGGAAGCCGAACTTCAAAATAGCCAAAAAAATTATCAAGAAGCCTTTACTATATTAACGAAAGCACTTAAAGAATCACCTGCAGAACGTGAAGTGTTATATGCACGCTCCTTAATTGCAGAAAAACTTGATGATCTTATTACCTTAGAGGCTGATTTAAATAAAATTTTACAACAAAATCCCAACGATGCGGCGGCTTTAAATGCATTAGGTTATACCTTGGTCAATAAAACCACACGTTATGAGGAGGCTGAACGTTATTTATCAAAAGCACTCAGTTTAAACCCTGAAGAAGCGGTTATCATTGATAGTTATGGCTGGTTGAAATTCAAACAAGGAGACTTTCAAGCCGCTTTAAAATATTTACAGCAAGCCCGTGAGAAATTAACGGGGGAACATGAAATTATAGCCCATATAGCCGAAGTTCTATGGCAGCTAAATCAAAAAGATAAAGCCCGTAAATTGATTGCGGATGAAATGAAAAAAACGCCTGAAGATCCACATTTATTAGAATTCAAAAGCCGTATTTTAGATAAGGACATAAAGTGA